In one window of Mobiluncus massiliensis DNA:
- the aroA gene encoding 3-phosphoshikimate 1-carboxyvinyltransferase yields MQATVWQAPRAKGPVFGAVTLPGSKSLSARELLLGAISDTEASLTGVLYARDTDLMVQALRSLGAVIEPWPPVVDQPVQITPLPRLWPQSTSAVSPGGSGDNVPVTVDCGLAGTVMRFIPAVAVALGRAVRLVADTQANTRPMRPLLDALTQFGAHIEYESPDGSVFPCTIYPPAGSPAMEVTIDATASSQFVSALLLAAPLLPDGCTVRSKTAALPSLPHIEMTLECLSQHGVTVTSGSSEEGKPFWHVASEPVLGQDVLIEPDLSNAGPFLALAGIVGGRISIPTWPAETTQAGAAWLEILPRMGLHVEWNYGVLTVSSRGPLWPIDADFTAVGELVPTVAALAAFAPGTSRLRGLHHLRGHETDRLEALRTELTTVGIPCEITPEDDLVITGVSPSRLRDRDPESPPLLLHSYGDHRLATFAALLGLYYPVQIDDIGATSKTLPDFTKMWEHLLGVAS; encoded by the coding sequence ATGCAAGCAACAGTTTGGCAGGCTCCCCGCGCGAAAGGTCCCGTTTTCGGTGCGGTGACCCTGCCGGGGTCAAAGTCTTTGAGCGCCAGAGAATTGTTGCTCGGTGCCATCAGCGATACCGAGGCATCTCTCACGGGGGTTCTGTACGCCCGCGACACGGACCTCATGGTGCAAGCATTGCGCTCATTGGGGGCGGTTATCGAGCCATGGCCCCCAGTTGTGGACCAACCGGTACAGATTACACCCTTGCCCCGCCTGTGGCCGCAGTCAACTTCCGCAGTTTCTCCGGGAGGTTCTGGGGATAATGTTCCCGTTACGGTGGATTGCGGTTTGGCAGGAACCGTCATGCGTTTTATCCCCGCCGTGGCGGTGGCGCTGGGGCGCGCCGTGCGGTTGGTCGCCGATACACAAGCAAATACGCGCCCGATGCGGCCTTTGTTGGATGCTCTGACTCAGTTCGGAGCCCATATCGAGTACGAATCCCCAGATGGGAGCGTATTTCCCTGTACTATTTATCCTCCCGCGGGGAGCCCCGCCATGGAAGTTACCATAGACGCTACGGCTTCCTCGCAGTTTGTTTCAGCCCTGTTGCTGGCGGCTCCGCTGCTACCCGATGGTTGTACCGTTCGTTCCAAAACTGCGGCGCTGCCTTCGCTGCCGCACATCGAGATGACCTTAGAGTGTTTGTCTCAACACGGAGTTACCGTTACATCGGGGAGCTCCGAGGAGGGCAAGCCGTTCTGGCACGTAGCCTCAGAGCCGGTTTTGGGCCAGGACGTTCTCATTGAACCGGATCTCTCGAACGCGGGACCGTTCTTGGCTTTGGCAGGTATTGTCGGGGGGCGGATTTCTATCCCCACCTGGCCCGCGGAAACCACCCAGGCAGGAGCGGCCTGGCTGGAGATCTTGCCGAGAATGGGCCTGCACGTGGAGTGGAACTACGGGGTGTTGACGGTTTCCAGTCGAGGTCCGCTGTGGCCGATAGACGCCGATTTTACCGCGGTGGGTGAGCTGGTTCCCACCGTGGCTGCTTTGGCTGCTTTTGCCCCGGGAACCTCCCGATTGCGGGGTTTGCACCATCTGCGGGGTCACGAGACGGATCGTCTCGAAGCGCTGCGCACCGAACTCACGACCGTCGGGATTCCCTGCGAAATAACCCCGGAGGACGACCTGGTGATTACCGGTGTCAGTCCCTCTCGGCTTCGGGACCGAGACCCGGAATCTCCCCCGCTGCTGTTGCACAGTTACGGGGATCATCGGCTGGCGACCTTTGCGGCGCTCCTGGGATTATACTATCCGGTACAAATTGATGATATTGGCGCCACCTCAAAAACTCTGCCCGATTTCACAAAAATGTGGGAACACCTGTTGGGAGTAGCCTCTTGA
- a CDS encoding multifunctional oxoglutarate decarboxylase/oxoglutarate dehydrogenase thiamine pyrophosphate-binding subunit/dihydrolipoyllysine-residue succinyltransferase subunit encodes MAETQSSNNSASEEVIAQLHAQYLADKSSVPPEWQSYFQQMESLGLLPGATAGTASELTEASETAESGKESRPTGLDAQHSDRPPLPRSVVHAPTSPYAAMVAKQHYDAAKATIKGEDRSERLKGVPAAIAKNMDASLSVPTATSYRQIPAKVLIENRTQINDHLKRTRGGKVSFTHLIGYAIVEALVETPDVNVRYRLEDGKPHIDHFAHVGFGLAIDLPKDDGSRLLVTPVVHKADTLSFEEFVRAYEELVKKARDGKLGMEDYSGCTVTLTNPGTLGTLMSSPRLVQGQGCIIGVGATNYPAEWAGASEEQLAQAGIGKIMHMSSTYDHRVIQGALSGSFLGLIEKKLKGEDGFYERVFDSMKVPYAPFSWARNNDYSGPGELSKDARITRFIHAYRSRGHLIADVDPLDYRVRRHPDLKLGAYGLSIWDLDRYFPVGRLGDKHNVDMKLRDIMTQLRDTYTRTAGIEYMHIQDPEQRTWMQEEIERPYEPPSKEVRHAIMNRLNAAQAFEDFLQTKYVGQKRFSLEGGESLIPLMLRIMDDAAHDGLAGVTIGMAHRGRLNMLVNVAGKTNNQIFAEFEGNMDPGSVQGSGDVKYHMGTESIYESYEGKTTSVYIAANPSHLEAVNPVVEGIVRAQQDKVGIEGDYGYLPVLIHGDAAFIGQGVVYETLNMSQLKAYATGGTVHIIVNNQIGFTTSPTNARSTNYCTDLAKGLQVPIFHVNADDPEMVTRVAGLAYRFQQKFHKDVIIDLICYRRRGHNEGDDPSMTQPVMYHLIDTHPTTRTVYMNNLVGRGDLSDEEAQAAVEDYHQKLEKIFEETKEKGYTPTRQGEQGGNDWDWTLPAAQTDESDDMIAWTSAIPRDVVETIGDAHVDYPEGFTMHPKIKKLYEKRQQMSREGNIDWGFGELLAFGSILMEGAPIRMSGEDARRATFVQRHAVAHDFNTGEEWTPLEFLSDKQGKFMIYDSSLSEYAPMGFEYGYSVERPEALTIWEAQFGDFSFGGQTMIDEFICSAQQKWHQHSSLVLLLPHGFEGQGPDHSSARIERWLSLAAQDNMWIVQPSTPANHFHMLREQAYRRPRTPLVVFTPKQLLRLKAAVSSVEDFTSGKFQRVIGDQGNLDPNAVTRVLICTGRLYYDLAAERAKTGDNTTAIVRLEQYYPLHEDLKPILAQYPNAELVWAQDEPENQGVWSFLKIHQDAFIGDRPIRVVSRPAMAAPSTGLASVHKQQAADLVSRAFAR; translated from the coding sequence GTGGCCGAGACACAGTCGTCGAATAATTCAGCCTCCGAAGAAGTTATTGCACAGCTTCACGCCCAATACCTCGCGGATAAAAGTTCAGTTCCCCCCGAATGGCAGTCGTATTTCCAGCAGATGGAAAGCCTGGGATTGCTGCCGGGTGCCACCGCTGGTACCGCTTCCGAACTCACAGAAGCCAGCGAAACAGCTGAATCTGGTAAGGAATCTCGACCCACCGGTCTTGATGCCCAACACTCCGATCGCCCGCCACTGCCACGTTCGGTCGTTCACGCTCCGACTTCGCCCTATGCTGCAATGGTGGCAAAGCAGCACTATGATGCGGCAAAGGCCACCATCAAAGGGGAGGATCGTTCCGAACGGCTGAAGGGTGTCCCCGCCGCGATTGCGAAAAATATGGATGCTTCGCTATCAGTGCCGACCGCGACGTCTTACCGCCAGATTCCGGCGAAAGTGTTGATTGAGAACCGTACCCAGATTAATGACCACCTGAAGCGGACTCGCGGCGGCAAAGTATCCTTTACCCACTTGATTGGCTACGCCATCGTGGAAGCGTTGGTGGAAACCCCCGATGTCAACGTGCGCTACCGCCTGGAGGACGGTAAACCGCATATTGACCATTTCGCGCACGTTGGTTTTGGACTGGCGATTGACTTGCCCAAGGACGATGGTTCGCGTCTGCTGGTCACGCCGGTCGTCCACAAAGCCGACACCCTGTCTTTTGAAGAATTCGTCCGCGCCTACGAAGAACTCGTGAAAAAGGCTCGTGACGGCAAGCTGGGAATGGAAGACTATTCCGGCTGCACGGTGACCCTGACCAATCCGGGAACCTTGGGTACCCTCATGTCGTCGCCGCGCCTGGTGCAGGGCCAGGGCTGCATCATCGGGGTCGGGGCGACGAATTACCCGGCAGAATGGGCCGGTGCTTCTGAAGAACAGCTGGCTCAGGCCGGTATCGGCAAGATTATGCACATGTCTTCGACCTATGACCATCGGGTCATTCAGGGGGCTTTGTCCGGCTCTTTCCTGGGTCTAATCGAAAAGAAACTCAAAGGCGAAGACGGATTCTACGAACGTGTCTTTGATTCCATGAAGGTTCCCTACGCGCCTTTCAGCTGGGCGCGTAACAACGATTACAGCGGGCCCGGGGAGCTGTCCAAAGACGCGCGAATCACGCGATTCATCCACGCTTACCGTTCCCGTGGACACTTGATTGCGGATGTGGATCCCCTGGATTATCGGGTGCGTCGCCATCCGGACTTGAAACTCGGGGCCTACGGGCTTTCTATCTGGGATTTGGATCGGTATTTCCCGGTGGGACGACTGGGCGACAAACACAATGTTGACATGAAGCTGCGCGACATCATGACCCAGCTGCGTGATACCTACACTCGTACTGCGGGCATCGAATACATGCATATTCAAGACCCCGAACAGCGCACGTGGATGCAGGAGGAAATTGAGCGTCCCTACGAGCCGCCGAGCAAAGAAGTCCGTCACGCCATTATGAACCGTTTGAATGCGGCGCAGGCCTTCGAGGACTTCTTGCAGACCAAGTATGTCGGTCAAAAGCGCTTCAGTTTGGAGGGCGGCGAATCGCTAATCCCCCTGATGCTGCGGATTATGGACGATGCCGCTCATGATGGCTTGGCTGGGGTGACCATTGGGATGGCCCACCGTGGCCGGTTGAACATGCTGGTGAACGTGGCCGGTAAAACTAATAACCAGATCTTTGCCGAATTTGAAGGCAACATGGATCCCGGTTCGGTTCAGGGCTCCGGGGACGTGAAGTATCACATGGGCACCGAGTCCATCTACGAGTCGTACGAAGGCAAGACCACCAGCGTCTATATCGCGGCTAATCCCTCTCACTTGGAAGCTGTGAACCCGGTGGTTGAAGGCATTGTCCGAGCTCAACAGGATAAAGTCGGTATCGAGGGTGACTACGGTTACCTTCCCGTGCTGATTCACGGCGACGCAGCTTTCATCGGTCAGGGCGTCGTTTATGAGACGCTGAACATGAGCCAGCTCAAGGCCTACGCCACCGGCGGGACGGTGCACATCATCGTGAATAACCAGATTGGTTTCACGACTTCTCCGACCAATGCCCGTTCCACAAACTACTGCACTGATTTGGCTAAAGGTTTGCAGGTGCCGATTTTCCACGTGAACGCTGACGACCCTGAGATGGTCACGCGGGTGGCCGGTCTGGCTTACCGTTTCCAGCAAAAGTTCCACAAGGACGTCATCATTGACCTGATTTGTTACCGTCGCCGCGGGCACAACGAAGGCGATGATCCGTCGATGACTCAGCCGGTGATGTACCACCTCATTGACACCCATCCAACCACCCGCACGGTTTACATGAATAATCTGGTTGGCCGTGGCGATCTCTCGGATGAGGAGGCGCAGGCGGCGGTAGAGGATTACCACCAGAAACTGGAGAAGATTTTTGAGGAAACCAAGGAAAAGGGCTACACCCCGACGCGGCAAGGCGAACAGGGCGGCAACGATTGGGATTGGACTCTGCCCGCCGCTCAGACCGACGAGTCCGACGATATGATTGCTTGGACTTCGGCCATTCCGCGGGATGTGGTGGAAACTATCGGTGACGCACACGTGGATTACCCCGAGGGCTTCACCATGCACCCCAAGATCAAAAAGCTTTACGAAAAGCGTCAACAGATGTCTCGCGAAGGCAACATCGACTGGGGATTCGGTGAGCTGTTGGCGTTCGGGTCAATCCTGATGGAGGGCGCTCCCATTCGGATGTCCGGTGAAGATGCTCGTCGTGCGACTTTCGTGCAGCGTCATGCGGTCGCTCACGACTTCAATACCGGTGAGGAATGGACCCCGCTGGAATTCTTAAGCGACAAACAGGGCAAGTTCATGATTTACGACTCGTCCCTGTCTGAGTACGCGCCCATGGGATTCGAGTACGGCTATTCAGTGGAACGCCCGGAAGCTCTCACCATCTGGGAGGCCCAGTTCGGCGACTTCTCGTTCGGCGGCCAGACCATGATTGACGAGTTCATCTGTTCGGCTCAACAGAAGTGGCATCAGCACTCCTCTCTGGTGCTGTTGCTGCCCCACGGCTTTGAAGGCCAGGGACCCGACCACTCCTCGGCACGTATTGAACGTTGGTTGAGTTTGGCCGCCCAGGACAATATGTGGATTGTCCAGCCTTCCACTCCGGCTAACCACTTCCATATGTTGCGTGAGCAGGCCTATCGTCGGCCGCGGACCCCGCTGGTCGTCTTTACCCCCAAGCAACTGCTGCGTTTGAAAGCGGCGGTGTCTTCGGTCGAAGATTTCACCTCAGGTAAGTTCCAACGGGTCATTGGCGACCAGGGAAATCTGGATCCCAATGCGGTGACTCGCGTGCTAATCTGCACCGGCCGGTTGTATTACGACTTGGCGGCCGAACGCGCCAAGACAGGTGACAATACCACGGCAATCGTGCGTTTGGAACAGTACTACCCGCTACACGAGGACCTGAAGCCGATCTTGGCACAGTACCCCAACGCTGAACTGGTGTGGGCGCAGGACGAACCGGAAAATCAGGGTGTTTGGAGCTTCCTGAAGATACACCAGGATGCCTTCATCGGCGACCGCCCGATTCGCGTGGTCTCTCGCCCGGCGATGGCCGCTCCCTCTACCGGTTTGGCTTCCGTACACAAGCAGCAGGCCGCTGACCTAGTGTCGCGCGCTTTCGCCCGCTAA
- a CDS encoding inositol monophosphatase family protein codes for MSSRWEEDLQLALIMADQVDALTTKRFLAPDLEVSDKPDLTPVTDADKAAEKLIRRHLSHSRTRDAIVGEEEGSTGLAARKWVIDPIDGTANFLRGVPVWATLIGLMEDGKMVMGVVSAPALGFRWWAAAGSGAWTGRSRTSARQLQVSRISNLNQASFSYALIGEWAKARRLRGFMNLSQQVWRTRAYGDFWSYMLLAEGAVDVAAEPDLNLWDMGALYPIVTEAGGKFTSLTGEDGVNGPGAVVTNGRLHSQVLQYIGSETD; via the coding sequence ATGAGTAGTCGCTGGGAAGAAGATTTACAGTTAGCCCTGATTATGGCAGACCAGGTAGACGCCCTGACCACCAAGCGTTTCTTGGCTCCCGATTTGGAAGTCAGCGATAAACCGGATTTGACGCCGGTAACCGATGCGGATAAAGCCGCCGAAAAACTCATCCGGCGGCATCTGTCACATTCGCGCACTCGAGATGCCATCGTAGGCGAGGAAGAAGGCAGCACCGGTCTGGCAGCCCGAAAATGGGTCATCGACCCGATTGACGGCACCGCGAATTTTCTTCGCGGGGTTCCGGTGTGGGCTACTCTCATTGGGCTGATGGAGGACGGCAAGATGGTGATGGGGGTGGTCAGCGCGCCCGCCCTAGGGTTTCGGTGGTGGGCTGCCGCGGGCAGCGGGGCGTGGACCGGCCGGTCGCGTACCTCGGCGCGTCAGCTGCAAGTTTCACGTATTTCTAACCTGAATCAGGCTTCTTTTTCCTACGCGCTCATCGGGGAATGGGCCAAGGCTCGTCGTTTGCGGGGCTTCATGAATCTCTCTCAGCAGGTGTGGAGGACTCGTGCCTACGGCGATTTTTGGTCCTATATGCTGCTGGCAGAAGGCGCGGTGGACGTTGCGGCGGAACCGGACTTGAATCTGTGGGACATGGGGGCGCTCTACCCTATCGTGACCGAAGCTGGCGGTAAGTTCACGTCCCTCACCGGTGAGGATGGCGTGAATGGGCCGGGGGCAGTAGTTACCAACGGCCGTCTGCATTCCCAAGTTTTGCAGTATATCGGCTCGGAAACAGACTAA
- a CDS encoding ribosome small subunit-dependent GTPase A — translation MSRRDIGTDDPRVHVRPGKGSRPRTKKRPSFAHAEPGLVVAVDRGRFTVALGANRMVQAVKARALGRKGVIVGDRVGVEGDTSGTPDTLARIVTLEDRQTVLRRSFDESEVGAREKLIVANATQMLIVVAARDPEPKRGMIDRAIVAALDAKVTPLLAVTKTDLDSAPELIADYEAIGITVFALNRDLYEPAVPELALTETCPQTASAPTVAPGLVALQKQLTGEITVMLGHSGVGKSTLVNALVPGANRATGTVNEVTGKGRHTSTSAVALPVAAQGWLIDTPGVRSFGLAHVDAAGLLRGFPELYAIARDCPRGCTHAADSPDCLLDEHPELALRLASFRSLLTEIPSAY, via the coding sequence TTGAGTCGCCGCGACATTGGCACGGATGATCCGCGAGTACACGTACGTCCGGGGAAAGGTAGCCGCCCCCGCACGAAGAAACGTCCCAGCTTTGCACACGCTGAGCCCGGTCTAGTCGTCGCCGTGGATCGGGGCCGATTTACGGTAGCGCTTGGCGCAAACCGCATGGTACAAGCCGTTAAAGCGCGGGCGCTGGGGCGAAAGGGTGTCATCGTGGGGGACCGAGTGGGCGTGGAAGGAGACACTTCCGGCACTCCCGACACTTTAGCGCGCATCGTCACTCTAGAAGATCGCCAAACCGTCCTGCGCCGCAGCTTTGATGAATCCGAGGTCGGAGCGCGCGAAAAACTCATCGTCGCCAACGCCACTCAGATGCTAATCGTGGTCGCAGCGCGTGACCCAGAACCGAAACGCGGCATGATTGACCGGGCAATCGTGGCGGCTTTGGACGCGAAAGTCACCCCGCTGCTGGCGGTAACGAAAACGGACTTGGATTCCGCCCCGGAACTTATCGCAGACTATGAAGCTATCGGAATAACAGTGTTTGCCCTGAACAGAGACCTCTACGAACCCGCTGTTCCGGAGCTAGCGCTAACCGAGACATGCCCGCAGACCGCATCGGCCCCCACTGTCGCCCCGGGACTGGTGGCGCTCCAGAAACAGCTGACCGGTGAAATCACGGTAATGCTAGGCCACTCGGGGGTCGGCAAATCTACCCTGGTGAACGCGCTGGTGCCGGGCGCAAATCGGGCGACTGGCACAGTCAACGAAGTAACCGGTAAAGGCCGGCACACTTCGACCTCGGCGGTCGCCCTTCCGGTGGCTGCACAAGGGTGGCTCATCGACACTCCCGGAGTGCGCTCTTTTGGCTTGGCGCATGTTGATGCGGCGGGATTGCTGCGCGGATTTCCGGAACTTTACGCGATAGCCCGGGACTGTCCGCGAGGCTGCACCCACGCCGCGGACTCCCCGGATTGCCTGCTGGATGAACACCCGGAACTAGCGCTGCGTTTGGCGTCCTTCCGAAGCCTCTTGACCGAGATTCCGTCAGCCTACTGA
- a CDS encoding exonuclease SbcCD subunit D C-terminal domain-containing protein: MKFLHTSDWHLGRDFMNYDLAPYQDYFLEQILTQIEAHRPDALLITGDVLDKPNPSDADLDKLSGFLNEARQMTRIILIAGNHDGASRLGFAKGFTLPEVNIVTKAAQVGTAIEVPGPDGELGALVYPIPYLSPYQDRAELSTWVDYDGVRHLDDTLKQPASKDDPEPLLARKPEVLFGAALRRIGRDLEQRNTDVPILAMAHDYVTQVDPNKEVEPLGNLYPIPVSLLDELADGLKGGRGIDYLALGHIHGAYRVRGTEATAWYAGSPLPYRVSESNEKCTLLVEVHPDHQVEVEKLPLIVPYKVARLQGSIEDLTNPDDSRYQSWHQAFCSINLTETTLPPNAYNRLKAVFPRMLKLTHSQGSLNGTPQSGAEFRELSELEIATEFLRTCGIDTEEDLALLTEIYEDTVGETEK; encoded by the coding sequence ATGAAGTTTTTACACACCTCTGATTGGCATCTCGGCCGGGATTTTATGAACTATGACCTGGCCCCCTACCAGGATTACTTCCTGGAGCAAATCCTGACGCAAATTGAGGCGCACCGTCCCGATGCTTTGCTGATTACGGGCGACGTATTGGACAAACCCAATCCGAGTGACGCGGATTTGGACAAACTGTCCGGTTTTTTGAATGAGGCACGACAGATGACTCGAATCATCCTCATTGCCGGTAACCACGACGGAGCCTCCCGGCTCGGTTTTGCCAAGGGATTCACTCTGCCGGAAGTCAATATCGTGACGAAAGCTGCCCAGGTTGGTACCGCTATCGAGGTTCCAGGACCCGACGGTGAACTCGGCGCGCTGGTCTACCCCATCCCTTACCTGTCTCCCTACCAGGATCGCGCGGAGCTATCCACGTGGGTTGATTATGACGGAGTTCGTCATCTCGATGACACTTTGAAGCAGCCCGCCAGCAAAGACGACCCGGAACCGTTGCTGGCAAGAAAACCGGAAGTACTGTTTGGCGCGGCACTGCGCCGCATCGGGAGGGATCTGGAACAGAGAAACACGGACGTGCCGATCCTCGCGATGGCTCATGACTATGTAACACAGGTAGATCCGAATAAGGAAGTGGAACCGCTGGGAAATCTCTATCCGATTCCGGTTTCCCTGTTGGATGAGCTCGCCGATGGACTGAAAGGAGGCCGCGGCATTGACTATCTAGCTCTGGGACACATTCACGGGGCGTATCGGGTACGGGGCACTGAAGCCACGGCCTGGTACGCGGGGTCTCCTCTGCCTTATCGGGTTAGTGAGAGCAACGAGAAATGCACCCTTTTGGTCGAGGTTCACCCCGATCACCAGGTGGAGGTCGAGAAGCTACCCTTGATAGTGCCTTATAAAGTGGCACGACTACAAGGCAGTATCGAGGACCTCACGAACCCGGACGACTCCCGCTACCAGTCCTGGCATCAGGCCTTTTGCAGCATCAACCTGACTGAAACGACCTTGCCGCCAAATGCTTATAACCGACTGAAAGCGGTTTTCCCGCGAATGTTGAAGCTCACTCATTCCCAGGGCTCTCTGAACGGGACGCCGCAATCTGGCGCAGAGTTTCGGGAGCTCTCTGAGTTAGAGATTGCCACCGAGTTCTTACGTACCTGCGGCATTGACACAGAGGAAGACCTCGCTTTGCTGACCGAAATATATGAAGACACCGTTGGGGAGACAGAGAAATGA